The genomic DNA CGCCCTCGGCGTCCAGCAGCGCGTCGTGATCACCCTGCTCGACGATGTCGCCGTGCTCCATCACCAGGATCACGTCGGCGTCGCGGATGGTGGACAGGCGGTGGGCGATGACGAAGGAGGTGCGGTCGGTGCGCAGCGCCGCCATCGCCTCCTGGACCAGCACCTCGGTGCGGGTGTCCACCGACGAGGTGGCCTCGTCGAGGATCAGCAGCGCCGGGTCGGCGAGGAAGGCCCGGGCGATGGTGATCAGCTGCCGCTCACCGGCGGAGATGTTCGCGCCCTCGTCCTCAATCACGGTGTCGTACCCCTCGGGCAGGGTGCGCACGAAGCGGTCCACGAAGGTGGCGGTCGCCGCCGCGATCACCTCGTCGTCGGTCGCCTCGAGGCGACCGTAGCGGATGTTCTCCATGATGGTGCCGCCGAACAGCACGGCGTCCTGCAGCACCATGCCCACCTGGCTGCGCACCGCGCCGCGGTCCAGCGCGCGGATGTCCACGCCGTCCAGACGGATCTGCCCGGCGTCGATCTCGTAGAACCGCATGATCAGGTTGACCAGGGTGGTCTTGCCGGCGCCGGTGGGCCCGACGATCGCGATGGTCTGCCCGGGCTCCGCGATGAGCGAGAGATCGGTGATCAGCGGCTTGTCCTTGGTGTAGGAGAAGGCGACGTGGTCGAACTCGATGCGACCGCGGGTGAGAGTGGTCAGCTCGGCGCGCTCGATGCGGCGCCGCCGCACCGTCCCGTCGGGCCCGGACGCGGCCCCCGCGGTCTCCCCGTCGGATCCGGCATCGGCCACCGTGATCTCCCCGTCGGCCTCCTGCTCCTCGGCGTCCAGCAGCTCGAAGATGCGCTCCGCCGAGGCCACGCCGGAGATCAGCATGTTCGCCATCCCGGCCACCTCGCCCAGCGGCGCGTTGAACTCGCGCGAGTACTGGATGAAAGCGGTGACCTGGCCCAGCGACATCTGGCCGCCGGCGATCCGCAGGCCGCCGACCACTGCGATGCCGACATAACCGAGGTAGGTCACCCACTGCATGATCGGCATGATCATGCCCGAGTAGAACTGCGCCTTGAACGAGGCGTCGAACAGCTCCCCGTTGCGCTCGTCGAAGGTCTCACGCATCGCGTCCTGGCGGTTGAAGACGGTGACCAGGTCGTGTCCGGTGAAGGACTCCTCGACATGGCCGTTCAGCCGTCCGGTGTTGCGCCACTGAGCGGTGAACAGCTTCTGGGACTTCGAGCCGACGATCCCGATGACGACGCCGGAGATCGGCAGCGCGACCAGGGCGATCACGGCGAGCTGCCAGGAGAGCCAGAACATCATCACGGTGATTCCCACGATGGTCAGCACTGCGTACACGAGCGAGGCGAAGGCCTGCTGGAGCGCGGTCTGGACGTTGTCGACGTCGTTGGTGGTGCGCGAGAGCAGGTCACCGCGCTGGCGGGTGTCGAAGTAGCTCAGCGGCAGGCGGTTGACCTTGGCCTCGATCTTCTCGCGCAGTCGGTAGACGATGTTCATGACCACGTCGTTCAGCAGTCGGCCCTGCAGCCAGTCGAACAGGGACGCGATGACGTACATCCCCAGCACGACCAGCAGCAGGCGACCGAGCGCCGAGAAGTCGACGCCGTCCCCGGAGCGGACCCCGTTGTAGATGACGTCCATCGCGTCGCCGAGGATCGACGGCGCCCACACGGTCAGTGCTGTGGAGACGATCCCGAAGGCCAGCACGACGGTCAGGCCCAGCTTGTGGTCGCCGAAGGTGCCGGCCAGACGGATCGCGGAGGGCCAAAAGGCCTTCGCCTTGCGGGGCGCGGACTCGCCCCATTCGCCGCTCATGGAGTCCTGCATCTCGAGGATCTCCGCCTCGGTCAGGTCCGCGGTAGCGTTCCCGGCCGTGGCCGACGACTGCGGCGTGGGCGCGTCCTGCGCGTCCCGGTCCTTCTTCACGCGGCTCATGCCGGCTCCTCCACGGTGATCTGGGAGTCGACGATCTCCCGGTAGGTCTGATTGGTCTCGAGCAGGTCCTCATGGGTTCCGCGGCCGACGATCCTGCCCTGTTCGAGCACGAGGATCTGGTCGGCGCCGGTGATGCTGGCGATGCGCTGCGCGACGATGATCATGGTCGCGCCCTGCGTATGTGCGTCCAGGCCCGCGCGCACGGCGGCATCGGTGGCCACGTCGAGCGCGGAGAAGGAGTCGTCGAAGACGAACACCCGCGGCCGGGCGACCAGGGTGCGGGCGATGCACAGGCGCTGGCGCTGGCCGCCGGAGACGTTGGTGCCGCCCTGGGAGATCGAGGACTCGAGGCCCGTCCGCAGGCCCTCCCCCTCGCCGGTGGTGCGGCCCTCGACGAACTCGGTGGCCTGGGCGACGTCGAGGGCCCGCCACAGCTGCGTCTCGTCGGCCATCGGATCCCCGAAGCGCAGGTTGTGGCCGACGGTCCCGGAGAACAGGTAGGGCCGCTGCGGCACGAGGCCGACCGTCGCGGAGACGGTGGCGCGGGAGAGGTCGGTGACCGCGACCCCGTCCAGCAGCACCTGGCCGCTGGTGGCGTCGTGCAGGCGGGGGATCAGACTGACCAGGGACGTCTTGCCGGAGCCGGTCGAGCCGATGATCGCCGTCGTGCGGCCCGCCTCGGCGGTGAAGGAGATGCCGTCCAGCACCGGGGCGTCGGCACCGGGGTAGGAGAAGGTGACGTCGCGGAACTCCACGCTCGCGCCGCCGCCGGCGCCCTCGAGCGCGACGGGCTGCTCGGGCTCGGCGAGGGTGGGCGTGGTCTCGAGCACCTCGCCGATGCGCCGGGCGCTGATGATCGCGCGCGGGAACATCATGAACATGAAGGTGCCCATCATGACGGCCATGAGGATCTGCAGCAGGTACTGCATGAACGCCGTCAGGGCGCCCACCTGCACCAGGCCGTCGTCCACCCGGTGCCCGCCGAACCAGAGCACGGCGGCGGTCGCGAGGTGCAGCACGATCGTGATGGCCGGGCCCATGATCACGAAGAGCCGGCCGATCCGCACCGAGGTGTCGGTGAGGGTCGCGTTGGCATCGGTGAAGCGGGCGGTCTCGTGCTTCTCGCGCACGAAGGCCCGCACCACGCGGATGCCCATGATCTGCTCGCGCATCACGGAGTTGATGGAGTCGATGTTGTCCTGCATCCGCTGGAACAGCGGCATGAGCTTCGTGACCAGCAGGCCGACGATGACCATCAGGACCGGGACCGCGACCCACACCAGCCACGACAGGCCCGGGTCCTCCTGGACCGCCATGACGATCCCGCCGATCGACATGATCGGCACCATCACCATGAAGTTCAGCGTCATCAGCACGAGCATCTGCACCTGCTGGACGTCGTTGGTGGCGCGCGTGATCAGGGTCGGGGCACCGAAGCGTCCCAGCTCCTCGGTGGAGAAGCGGTCCACCCGGGTGTAGATGGAGCGGCGCACGTCCCGGCCCATGCCCATGGAGACGCGGGCCCCGAACCAGACGGCGGCGATCGCGGTGACGACCTGCACCATCGCGACGACCAGCATGAGGCCGCCGACGCGCCAGATGTAGGCGGTGTCACCGGTGGCGACGCCCTGGTCGATGATGTCGGCGTTGAGGCTGGGCAGGTACAGGGTCGCCAGCACGGTGGCGAGCTGCAGGACGATGACAGCGCCCACGTGAGGCAGGTAGGGGCGCGCATGGCGCCGGATGACGGTCCAGAGCATGGAGTTCCTCGGTGAAGGGCAGGATGCGTTGGGCACGGTTCGACGTCGCCGCCGTGGTGGGCGACGAATTCGAGAGTAGGAGCTAGTGCGGACAGATCATGTCCGCGAGGCCGGGCGCGGTCCGGTCACGACCGCAACGTCCAATCATCCCTGAATCGGCGTCTCGGCGCACCCGACTTTTGGAGGAGAGGCGAGATCTCCCGCGCCCGGCCGAGACGACGCCCGCCCCCGCCGCCGAGCTCCGGATCGCCGAAGCGCCGAAGCGCCGGCAGTGATGTACGCCCACGACCGATGGCGGCCGCGACACCGGTCGTGGGCGTACAGGACTCGACCGGCGCGGTTCCTCGAAACTCGACTTCGTAGGCCGACCGGCCGGCGGTCAGAGGCCCTTCAGCATCGACAGCCCGTTGGCTGCGCCGCGCACGGTGGTCGAGGCGAACTGCGCGTGACGCGGCAGGTAGCGGTCGTCGGACCACTCGATCGGGCGGCCGTCGATGGTGAAGGCCCGGCGTCGCAGGCGCATCAGGGGCGCGCCGGGCTCGATGCCGAGCAGGCGGGCGTCGTCCTCGTCCGCGGCGACCGCGTCGAGGATGCGGGTGGCGTGGTGGATGTCGACGCCGCTGGCCACGAGCCGTTCGTAGACCGATCCGGAATCGGGGTCAAAGGAGAGCACGTGCCGACCCACTTCGAAGGGGTAGCACAGCCGCTCGAGCATGATCGGCAGGTCATCGGCAAAGCGAAGTCGCAGCAGCTCGACGACGGGATCACCGGGATCGATCTCGAGCGAGTCGGCCTGCGCCTGCGTGGCCCAGGCCCGGGTCATGGTCTCGGTGCGCTGGCCGGGCTCCATCCCGACCTCGCGGCACCACTGGGTGAAGGACAGTGCCACGTCGAAGGGCTGGACGGGCACGGTCTCGAGCACCACCGAGCGGCGACCACGGCCCGAGGAGATCAGCCCTTCGTCCCGGAGGATCCCGAGCGCCTGGCGCACCGGACCGCGAGAGGTCTCGAAGCGGGTGCACAGCTCGGACTCCGAGGGGACGGTCTGGCCCGGCCCGAGTCGTCCGGAGGCGATCTCCCGGCGGAGGAAGGTGACGATCCCGGCGTAGGTCTGGGTGCCCCTCACGCTGCTCGTCATCGGCGTCCCTCGCTCCCCTCGTCGCCGTCCGCGCCCTGTCGCGCGGTGGTCCGATCCCGATCCTATGCATCGATGCCCCATGTCAGCGGGCTGATCGGCGGCGAGGTGACATCTTGGTGACGCCCCGATGAAGCATGGTCGACAGGTTCTCGACTTGTATATACATTTGTCGACACGGGGCCGGACGAGGGTCCAGTCTCGAGGCATGAGAACCGCTCGAGACATGGGAACCGCAGGCGACCTCCTGGTCGTCGGCAGCGGGGTCCTCGGACTCGCCATCGCCCACCGTGCCCGCCGCCAGGGCCTCGAGGTCACCGTGCTCGAGGAGACCACCCGACCCGTCGGCTCCAGCATCCAGAACTTCGGGCACGCCTGCTTCACCGGTCAGGCCGACGAGCTCCAGGACCTCGCCCTCGCCTCCCGCGCCGGCTGGCTGCGCGCCGCGGCCGACACCGGGCTGTGGACCGCCACCACCGGCACCGTCGTTCCCGCGACGACCGCCGCGGAACTGCGCGTGCTCGAGGAGTTCGCCGCCCACCGCGGGCCGGAGCAGGTGCGGATGCTGAGCGTCGCCGAGACCCGCGCTGCCCTCGCGCACGAGGAGCTGGACGTCGTCGGCGGGGCTCTGCTGCCGCTGGACATGCGCGTGGACCCGCGCACCGCCGTGCCGCGACTGGCCGCGTGGCTCTCGACGCAGGGGGTGCGGTTCCGCTGGGGGGAGCGGGTGCTGCACACGGCCGACGGAGTGGTCAGGACCACCCGCGGCACGTACCGCGCCGACCGCGTCGTGGTGTGCCCGGGCACCGGCGTCGGCGGCCTGTTCCCCGAGATCGCCGACCGCCACGGCATCACCCAGTGCACCCTCGCCATGGCCCTCATCGAGCGGCCGGAGCGACTTCCCGCCCACCTCGCGGTG from Brachybacterium sacelli includes the following:
- a CDS encoding ABC transporter ATP-binding protein encodes the protein MSRVKKDRDAQDAPTPQSSATAGNATADLTEAEILEMQDSMSGEWGESAPRKAKAFWPSAIRLAGTFGDHKLGLTVVLAFGIVSTALTVWAPSILGDAMDVIYNGVRSGDGVDFSALGRLLLVVLGMYVIASLFDWLQGRLLNDVVMNIVYRLREKIEAKVNRLPLSYFDTRQRGDLLSRTTNDVDNVQTALQQAFASLVYAVLTIVGITVMMFWLSWQLAVIALVALPISGVVIGIVGSKSQKLFTAQWRNTGRLNGHVEESFTGHDLVTVFNRQDAMRETFDERNGELFDASFKAQFYSGMIMPIMQWVTYLGYVGIAVVGGLRIAGGQMSLGQVTAFIQYSREFNAPLGEVAGMANMLISGVASAERIFELLDAEEQEADGEITVADAGSDGETAGAASGPDGTVRRRRIERAELTTLTRGRIEFDHVAFSYTKDKPLITDLSLIAEPGQTIAIVGPTGAGKTTLVNLIMRFYEIDAGQIRLDGVDIRALDRGAVRSQVGMVLQDAVLFGGTIMENIRYGRLEATDDEVIAAATATFVDRFVRTLPEGYDTVIEDEGANISAGERQLITIARAFLADPALLILDEATSSVDTRTEVLVQEAMAALRTDRTSFVIAHRLSTIRDADVILVMEHGDIVEQGDHDALLDAEGAYHRLYWSQFASGVDPDEEEAVLEGSVAVTGEFAAVDPGAGPAED
- a CDS encoding ABC transporter ATP-binding protein yields the protein MLWTVIRRHARPYLPHVGAVIVLQLATVLATLYLPSLNADIIDQGVATGDTAYIWRVGGLMLVVAMVQVVTAIAAVWFGARVSMGMGRDVRRSIYTRVDRFSTEELGRFGAPTLITRATNDVQQVQMLVLMTLNFMVMVPIMSIGGIVMAVQEDPGLSWLVWVAVPVLMVIVGLLVTKLMPLFQRMQDNIDSINSVMREQIMGIRVVRAFVREKHETARFTDANATLTDTSVRIGRLFVIMGPAITIVLHLATAAVLWFGGHRVDDGLVQVGALTAFMQYLLQILMAVMMGTFMFMMFPRAIISARRIGEVLETTPTLAEPEQPVALEGAGGGASVEFRDVTFSYPGADAPVLDGISFTAEAGRTTAIIGSTGSGKTSLVSLIPRLHDATSGQVLLDGVAVTDLSRATVSATVGLVPQRPYLFSGTVGHNLRFGDPMADETQLWRALDVAQATEFVEGRTTGEGEGLRTGLESSISQGGTNVSGGQRQRLCIARTLVARPRVFVFDDSFSALDVATDAAVRAGLDAHTQGATMIIVAQRIASITGADQILVLEQGRIVGRGTHEDLLETNQTYREIVDSQITVEEPA
- a CDS encoding GntR family transcriptional regulator — protein: MTSSVRGTQTYAGIVTFLRREIASGRLGPGQTVPSESELCTRFETSRGPVRQALGILRDEGLISSGRGRRSVVLETVPVQPFDVALSFTQWCREVGMEPGQRTETMTRAWATQAQADSLEIDPGDPVVELLRLRFADDLPIMLERLCYPFEVGRHVLSFDPDSGSVYERLVASGVDIHHATRILDAVAADEDDARLLGIEPGAPLMRLRRRAFTIDGRPIEWSDDRYLPRHAQFASTTVRGAANGLSMLKGL
- a CDS encoding TIGR03364 family FAD-dependent oxidoreductase, yielding MRTARDMGTAGDLLVVGSGVLGLAIAHRARRQGLEVTVLEETTRPVGSSIQNFGHACFTGQADELQDLALASRAGWLRAAADTGLWTATTGTVVPATTAAELRVLEEFAAHRGPEQVRMLSVAETRAALAHEELDVVGGALLPLDMRVDPRTAVPRLAAWLSTQGVRFRWGERVLHTADGVVRTTRGTYRADRVVVCPGTGVGGLFPEIADRHGITQCTLAMALIERPERLPAHLAVLTGTSLARYDGFAAMPGTAALRAELAVREPELTACVANLMVTGIDGGLLVGDSHAYDDSYEPFLDAGLSDLLVHRAAALLGIDSPRVIQRWLGRYSDAPGTTFVLEQPDAATTVAVVTSGVGMTLGFGLAERVLEGAPALAA